The following proteins are encoded in a genomic region of Triticum dicoccoides isolate Atlit2015 ecotype Zavitan chromosome 1B, WEW_v2.0, whole genome shotgun sequence:
- the LOC119349681 gene encoding uncharacterized protein LOC119349681: protein MAHMRVVHRDEEGHKVAEKVPVPETRRADTARHVERKLEEQGLHRLERHPANAPRGVGIGAPPPKSGRGGKYTWEGPEGLVDSQLDPAPAAIDRNDPNYDEEEEGGARDEAVVGEVEVAKVAQARAGVARVEVAPPLLKEQQQ, encoded by the coding sequence ATGGCGCACATGCGCGTGGTGCACCGGGACGAGGAGGGCCACAAGGTGGCGGAAAAGGTGCCGGTGCCGGAGACGAGGCGCGCGGACACGGCGAGGCACGTGGAGCGCAAGCTGGAGGAGCAGGGGCTGCACCGGCTGGAGCGCCACCCGGCCAACGCGCCCCGGGGCGTCGGCATCGGCGCGCCCCCGCCCAAGTCTGGCCGCGGCGGCAAGTACACCTGGGAGGGCCCCGAGGGGCTCGTGGACAGCCAGCTCGACCCCGCGCCCGCCGCCATCGACCGCAACGACCCCAactacgacgaggaggaggaaggcgggGCGCGGGACGAGGCGGTCGTCGGGGAGGTGGAGGTCGCCAAGGTCGCCCAGGCCCGGGCCGGCGTCGCCAGGGTCGAGGTCGCGCCGCCGCTGCTTAAGGAGCAGCAGCAGTAG
- the LOC119349682 gene encoding transcription elongation factor 1 homolog — translation MGKRKAAAKPPPRKRMDKLDTVFSCPFCNHGSSVECRIDLKNLIGEANCQICQESFSTTANALTEAIDVYSEWIDECERVNTVEDDDGA, via the exons ATGGGGAAGAGGAAGGCGGCCGCTAAGCCACCCCCTAGGAAGAGGATGGACAAGCTCGATACCGTCTTCTCCTGCCCATTCTGCAACCATGGGAGCAGCGTTGAGTGCCGGAT TGATCTGAAGAATCTGATTGGTGAGGCTAATTGTCAAATCTGCCAGGAAAGCTTCAGCACCACTGCGAATG CGCTGACTGAAGCTATTGATGT ATACAGCGAATGGATCGATGAGTGCGAGCGCGTCAACACTGTTGAAGACGACGATGGTGCATGA
- the LOC119349680 gene encoding uncharacterized protein LOC119349680, whose protein sequence is MSVPAYELMFGKLPLRNLFEDYFDNAGTISSRIMLKPLEDPHVDLVANVSAAGDKASGTEVKGDALFRWQKYLYDPHTFVDVQVSTSEPMLKLRSCAYFPEYRLGAFGTIPLLMGNRLSSEDYAVLGVRYGSENLSIGASFVPLPESAEVPYGAWLVGRKGSLCAGAQYKPLSGNKHPMPYTDPKNWNYAIGYGVASTSPLSPSFNFSLELARNTQLIASFYQHLVVQRRIKNPFEDDQVVGITNYIDLGLELATGIDKSKPAESGSNSLFQLGASWQANKNFLLKGKLGPSKSSVALAFKSWWRPSFTFSVTAENDHSRGTTSYGFGIRVEDLRQPSYERADPNYVMMSTNKEHLAPAALREFGQRPMFQADVDSGNFDHLPTELRPMSKII, encoded by the exons ATGTCGGTGCCGGCGTATGAGCTCATGTTCGGGAAGCTCCCGCTGCGCAATCTGTTTGAGGACTACTTCGATAACGCCGGGACCATATCCTCGAGGATCATGCTCAAGCCGCTGGAAGATCCTCACGTCGATCTCGTCGCCAAC GTATCTGCAGCTGGAGATAAAGCTAGTGGAACAGAAGTAAAAGGAGATGCTCTTTTTCGCTGGCAGAA ATATTTGTACGATCCCCATACCTTTGTGGATGTTCAAGTGTCGACTTCAGAACC CATGCTGAAGCTGAGGTCATGTGCTTACTTCCCTGAGTATCGTCTTGGTGCATTTGGGACAATCCCTTTGCTAATGGGAAACAG GCTGTCTTCTGAGGACTATGCTGTCCTGGGTGTGAGATATGGTTCAGAGAATCTATCAATTGGGGCGTCCTTTGTGCCATTGCCTG AATCTGCTGAGGTGCCTTATGGAGCATGGTTGGTTGGGAGAAAAGGGAGTTTATGTGCAGGAGCACAATATAAGCCACTTA GTGGAAACAAACATCCTATGCCATATACGGACCCGAAGAACTGGAATTATGCAATCGGTTATGGTGTGGCCTCAACAAGCCCTCTCAGCCCTTCATTCAATTTTTCCCTAGAGCTTGCCAGAAATACACAG CTTATTGCATCATTCTATCAGCACCTGGTTGTTCAAAGAAGG ATAAAAAACCCTTTTGAAGATGATCAGGTTGTTGGGATCACAAACTACATAGACTTGGGGCTTGAGTTGGCTACAGG GATTGATAAAAGTAAACCAGCAGAGAGTGGCAGCAACTCCTTGTTTCAGTTAGGTGCAAGCTGGCAAGCTAACAAGAACTTCCTGCTGAAG GGAAAGCTGGGTCCTTCCAAGTCGTCCGTAGCTCTGGCATTCAAGTCATGGTGGAGACCATCCTTCACATTTAGCGTCACAG CGGAGAACGACCACTCGAGGGGGACGACGTCGTACGGCTTTGGAATCCGCGTCGAGGATCTCAGGCAGCCCAG CTACGAGCGGGCAGACCCGAACTACGTGATGATGTCGACGAACAAGGAGCACCTGGCGCCAGCCGCCCTGCGCGAGTTCGGGCAGCGGCCCATGTTCCAGGCGGACGTGGACTCGGGCAACTTCGACCACCTTCCCACGGAGCTCAGGCCCATGAGCAAGATCATCTAG